The genomic segment GTATTCGACAAGGTGGGTATGAATGGGACTGCATTCCACCATATCCTGGTATTCCTGGTAAGACATGCCCACCATTCCCCCGTCCGGATGCCGTGCCGAGAGATATTGGTGCAAAAGGGCGTATTGTTCCTGTGTGGCCTTATTGGGAATTACCGAAACTTTGATGTCCTGGTTATAGCGAATGATTCTTTTCTGGGTGCGGTTCGGTATAAATTTCTGTACTGGGATGCGCACAGAAATGCACCGGCTACAATTTTCGCAGGTCGGGCGATAGACAATATCCTGACTGCGCCGGAACCCCACCTGGGCTAGCGAGTCGTGTAATCCTTCAGGGGCCTTGCCCTTGAGTTCCGTAAACACTTTTCGTTCCATCAAATTCGGTAGATACGGACAGGG from the Luteithermobacter gelatinilyticus genome contains:
- a CDS encoding arginyltransferase, which translates into the protein MTDQSSQFPRFYVTAASPCPYLPNLMERKVFTELKGKAPEGLHDSLAQVGFRRSQDIVYRPTCENCSRCISVRIPVQKFIPNRTQKRIIRYNQDIKVSVIPNKATQEQYALLHQYLSARHPDGGMVGMSYQEYQDMVECSPIHTHLVEYRLTTACPQNTLQEAPADKGRLVAVALTDELKNGLSMVYSFYDVQKSMRRRSLGTYIILNHVALAREYFMNHVYLGYWVQNSPKMAYKQNFKPIEMLGPDGWFIKK